In Aegilops tauschii subsp. strangulata cultivar AL8/78 chromosome 3, Aet v6.0, whole genome shotgun sequence, one genomic interval encodes:
- the LOC141042871 gene encoding uncharacterized protein, translated as MASTGHTSDIICRRCKGRGHFLRECKSQRVMIATEDGGYESATDYDEDTLALITHEEHGGDDSDHETQYMAAEDVDRYECLVAQRVLSVQVTQAEQNQRHNLFHTTGVVKERSIRVIIDGGSCNNLASMEMVEKLSLTTRPHQHPYYIQWFNNSGKVKVTRTVRVHFSISTYADYVDCDVVPMQACSLLLGKPWQFDKNSIHHGRNNQYIGDHREEASMETQAIAEKTEVEE; from the exons atggcgtcaacagggcacacaagtgatattatttgtcgtcgttgtaagggaagaggacattttctgagagaatgcaaatctcagcgtgtgatgattgctactgaggatggtgggtatgagtcggCTACTGACTATGATGAGGACACTTTGGCTCTTAtcacacatgaagaacacggtggagatgattctgatcatgagacacaatacatggctgctgaagatgttgacaggtatgaatgtttagttgctcaacgtgttttgagtgtgcaggttacacaagctgagcaaaatcagaggcataatttgttccatacaacgggagttgtgaaggaacgttctattcgcgtcatcatagatggagggagctgcaacaacttggctagcatggagatggtggagaagctatctcttaccacaagaccacatcagcatccttactacatccaatggttcaacaacagcggcaaggttaaggtaacacgtactgttcgtgtgcattttagtatctctacatatgctgattatgttgattgtgatgtggtacctatgcaagcatgttccttattacttggtaaaccatggcaatttgataaaaattctatacaccatggtagaaacaacca GTACATTGGAGATCATCGTGAGGAAGCAAGCATGGAGACCCAAGCTATCGCAGAAAAGacggaggtggaagaatga